Proteins co-encoded in one Streptomyces sp. NBC_01283 genomic window:
- a CDS encoding nuclear transport factor 2 family protein codes for MPASDVPPAHEALLRQMYAVFSTEERDAFIPRSLAPDVDWPNLLDNTRARGIAAVRAYWARQFAVMHPLVHLERLRLDDDGRRVVATVRPGLRDETGDHWAPTTVEHVYTFRADGLVSRMDVRQP; via the coding sequence ATGCCTGCTTCCGATGTGCCTCCCGCGCACGAAGCCCTCTTGCGGCAGATGTACGCCGTCTTCAGTACCGAAGAGCGCGATGCGTTCATCCCCCGCTCCCTGGCACCCGACGTGGACTGGCCGAATCTCCTGGACAACACCCGCGCTCGCGGCATCGCGGCGGTCCGCGCCTACTGGGCGCGGCAGTTCGCGGTGATGCATCCCTTGGTGCACCTGGAGCGGCTGCGGCTCGACGACGACGGGCGGCGGGTCGTGGCGACCGTGCGGCCCGGGCTCCGGGACGAGACGGGCGACCACTGGGCGCCGACGACGGTCGAGCACGTCTACACGTTCCGGGCCGACGGCCTGGTGAGCCGGATGGACGTCCGCCAGCCGTAA
- a CDS encoding NAD(P)-dependent oxidoreductase, translating into MKLTVFGATGGVGGQIVRQALAAGHEVTAVVRDPARLSVTGEDLEVFRADLSDPESLRAAVAGRDAVLSGLGARKKADAGITARLTRSVVHAMEAEGVRRLVVVSAAPVGPPAEREPVIDRIMGALVSRILKPVYDDLRAMEAELASSATDWTSVRPPRLQDKPVTGGYRKVVGGTPVSGRFIGRADVAHAMLAAVEDASTVKQGVGVAY; encoded by the coding sequence ATGAAGCTCACGGTGTTCGGTGCGACCGGGGGTGTCGGCGGGCAGATCGTCCGGCAGGCGCTCGCAGCGGGTCACGAGGTCACGGCCGTCGTGCGTGATCCAGCACGGCTGAGCGTGACGGGAGAGGACCTCGAAGTGTTCCGGGCCGACCTGAGCGACCCGGAGTCCCTGCGGGCCGCGGTGGCCGGGCGGGACGCGGTCCTCTCCGGCCTTGGGGCGCGCAAGAAGGCGGACGCGGGGATCACGGCGAGGCTCACGCGGTCCGTGGTGCACGCCATGGAGGCCGAGGGGGTGCGCAGGCTGGTGGTGGTGAGCGCGGCGCCGGTCGGGCCGCCGGCCGAGCGGGAGCCGGTGATCGACCGGATCATGGGAGCCCTGGTCAGCAGGATCCTGAAGCCCGTGTACGACGATCTGCGGGCCATGGAGGCGGAGCTGGCGAGCAGCGCGACGGACTGGACGTCCGTGCGCCCGCCGAGGCTCCAGGACAAGCCGGTGACGGGCGGCTACCGCAAGGTCGTCGGGGGCACACCGGTCAGCGGGCGGTTCATCGGCAGGGCCGACGTGGCGCACGCGATGCTGGCGGCGGTCGAGGACGCGTCGACGGTGAAGCAGGGCGTGGGCGTCGCCTACTAG
- a CDS encoding pyridoxal phosphate-dependent aminotransferase: protein MSASTSPTERRVSARVGAISESATLAVDAKAKALKAAGRPVIGFGAGEPDFPTPDYVVEAAVEACKNPKYHRYTPAGGLPELKAAIAAKTLRDSGYEVDASQVLVTNGGKQAIYEAFAAILDPGDEVIVPAPYWTTYPESIRLAGGVPVDVVADETTGYRVSVEQLEAARTERTKVVLFVSPSNPTGAVYSEADAEAIGRWAVEHGLWVMTDEIYEHLVYGDAKFTSLPAILPELRDKCIVVNGVAKTYAMTGWRVGWIVGPKDVVKAATNLQSHATSNVSNVAQVAAIAAVSGDLTAVEKMREAFDRRRKTMVRMLNDIEGVFCPEPEGAFYAYPSVKGLIGKEIRGKRPQNSVELAALILEEAEVAVVPGEAFGTPGYLRLSYALGDEDLVEGVSRIQKLLAEARD from the coding sequence ATGAGCGCTTCCACTTCTCCCACCGAGCGCAGGGTTTCCGCCCGCGTCGGCGCGATCTCCGAGTCCGCGACCCTCGCCGTCGACGCCAAGGCGAAGGCCCTCAAGGCCGCGGGACGGCCGGTGATCGGTTTCGGCGCGGGTGAGCCCGACTTCCCGACGCCCGACTACGTGGTCGAAGCCGCCGTCGAGGCCTGCAAGAACCCGAAGTACCACCGCTACACCCCGGCCGGCGGACTTCCCGAGCTCAAGGCCGCGATCGCCGCGAAGACGCTGCGCGACTCCGGCTACGAGGTCGACGCCTCGCAGGTCCTGGTGACGAACGGCGGCAAGCAGGCGATCTACGAGGCGTTCGCCGCGATCCTCGACCCGGGCGACGAGGTCATCGTCCCGGCTCCCTACTGGACGACGTACCCGGAGTCGATCCGTCTCGCGGGCGGTGTGCCGGTCGACGTCGTGGCCGACGAGACCACCGGCTACCGCGTCTCCGTGGAGCAGCTGGAGGCCGCGCGCACCGAGCGCACCAAGGTCGTCCTCTTCGTGTCGCCGTCCAACCCGACGGGCGCCGTCTACAGCGAGGCCGACGCCGAGGCGATCGGCCGCTGGGCCGTCGAGCACGGCCTGTGGGTCATGACCGACGAGATCTACGAACACCTCGTCTACGGAGACGCGAAGTTCACCTCGCTCCCCGCGATCCTGCCCGAGCTGCGCGACAAGTGCATCGTGGTCAACGGCGTGGCCAAGACGTACGCGATGACCGGCTGGCGCGTGGGGTGGATCGTCGGCCCGAAGGATGTCGTGAAGGCCGCGACGAACCTCCAGTCGCACGCCACGTCGAACGTCTCCAATGTGGCGCAGGTGGCGGCCATCGCGGCCGTCTCCGGCGATCTGACCGCCGTCGAGAAGATGCGCGAGGCCTTCGACCGGCGCCGCAAGACCATGGTGCGGATGCTGAACGACATCGAGGGCGTCTTCTGCCCCGAGCCCGAGGGCGCCTTCTACGCGTACCCCTCCGTGAAGGGCCTCATCGGAAAGGAGATCCGCGGCAAGCGCCCGCAGAACTCCGTGGAGCTCGCCGCACTGATCCTGGAGGAGGCCGAGGTCGCGGTCGTTCCTGGCGAGGCCTTCGGGACGCCGGGTTACCTGCGCCTTTCGTACGCCCTGGGCGACGAGGACCTCGTCGAGGGCGTCTCGCGGATCCAGAAGCTCCTGGCCGAGGCCCGCGACTGA
- a CDS encoding SDR family oxidoreductase, giving the protein MRIVIAGGHGQIALRLERLLAARGDEVVGLVRRSGQEGELRAAGAEAALCDLESASVDEVAGLLEGADAAVFAAGAGPGSGADRKNTVDRDAAVLFADAAERAGVRRFVVVSSMGADPAHQGDEIFDAYLRAKGEADASVRGRKALDWTILRPGMLTDDAGTGLVRLEASTGRGPIPRDDVAAVLAELVDSSATAGLTLELVSGSTPVSVAVKSVAGN; this is encoded by the coding sequence ATGCGCATTGTCATCGCTGGTGGTCATGGTCAGATCGCGCTGCGGCTCGAGCGGTTGCTCGCCGCGCGGGGTGACGAGGTCGTCGGGCTCGTCCGCAGAAGCGGGCAGGAGGGCGAGCTGCGGGCCGCGGGCGCCGAAGCGGCGCTGTGCGACCTGGAGTCGGCGTCCGTCGACGAGGTCGCCGGGCTCCTGGAAGGCGCCGACGCGGCCGTCTTCGCGGCGGGCGCGGGACCGGGCAGCGGCGCCGACCGCAAGAACACCGTGGACCGCGATGCCGCCGTGCTGTTCGCGGACGCGGCGGAGCGCGCGGGCGTGCGGCGCTTCGTCGTCGTGTCGTCGATGGGCGCGGACCCCGCACACCAGGGCGACGAGATCTTCGACGCCTATCTGCGGGCCAAAGGCGAGGCCGATGCCTCCGTACGCGGTCGCAAGGCCCTGGACTGGACGATCCTGCGCCCCGGCATGCTGACGGACGACGCGGGCACCGGTCTCGTGCGCCTGGAGGCGTCGACCGGGCGCGGGCCGATCCCGCGTGACGACGTGGCCGCGGTCCTCGCCGAGCTCGTCGATTCGTCGGCGACGGCGGGCCTGACGCTGGAGCTGGTCAGCGGGTCCACGCCGGTGTCCGTGGCGGTCAAGTCCGTTGCGGGGAACTGA
- a CDS encoding UDP-N-acetylmuramate dehydrogenase — MQELHDAPLAPLTTFRLGGPATRLITATTDAEVIDAVREADDSGTPLLLIGGGSNLVIGDKGFDGTALRIATKGFELDGTSLELAAGEVWTDAVARVVEAGLAGIECLAGIPGSAGATPIQNVGAYGQEVSSTITEVIAYDRKTHETVTVTNAECDFSYRHSRFKAEPDRFVVLRVRFALEDAQGMSAPLKYPETARTLGVEAGDRVPAAVARETVLKLRAGKGMVLDPEDHDSWSAGSFFTNPILTEEEFTAFHARVVDRLGADVAPPAFPTEDGRVKTSAAWLIDKAGFTKGYGEGPARISTKHTLALTNRGGATTEDLLALAREVVAGVREAFGVTLVNEPVTVGVSL, encoded by the coding sequence GTGCAGGAACTCCACGATGCTCCCCTCGCCCCGCTGACCACCTTCCGGCTCGGCGGTCCCGCGACCCGTCTGATCACCGCGACGACCGACGCCGAGGTGATCGACGCCGTCCGCGAAGCCGACGACTCCGGGACCCCGCTGCTGCTCATCGGCGGCGGCTCGAACCTGGTCATCGGGGACAAGGGCTTCGACGGCACCGCTCTGCGCATCGCCACGAAGGGCTTCGAACTCGACGGTACGAGCCTTGAGCTGGCGGCCGGCGAGGTGTGGACCGACGCCGTGGCCCGCGTCGTGGAGGCCGGTCTCGCGGGCATCGAGTGCCTCGCCGGGATCCCGGGCTCCGCGGGTGCGACGCCGATCCAGAACGTGGGGGCGTACGGCCAGGAGGTCTCGTCGACCATCACCGAAGTGATCGCGTACGACCGGAAGACGCACGAGACGGTCACCGTCACGAACGCCGAGTGCGACTTCTCGTACCGCCACAGCCGTTTCAAGGCCGAACCCGACCGCTTCGTGGTGCTGCGTGTCCGCTTCGCGCTGGAGGACGCCCAGGGGATGAGCGCCCCCCTCAAGTACCCGGAGACGGCCCGCACGCTCGGCGTCGAGGCCGGTGACCGGGTGCCCGCGGCCGTCGCCCGCGAGACCGTCCTGAAGCTGCGCGCCGGCAAGGGCATGGTGCTCGACCCCGAGGACCACGACAGCTGGTCGGCCGGCTCCTTCTTCACCAACCCGATCCTCACCGAGGAGGAGTTCACCGCCTTCCACGCGCGCGTGGTGGACCGTCTCGGTGCGGACGTGGCGCCCCCCGCCTTCCCGACGGAGGACGGCCGCGTGAAGACCTCCGCCGCCTGGCTCATCGACAAGGCGGGCTTCACCAAGGGCTACGGAGAGGGCCCGGCCCGCATCTCCACCAAGCACACGCTCGCCCTCACCAACCGCGGCGGCGCGACCACGGAGGACCTGCTGGCCCTCGCCCGTGAGGTCGTCGCCGGAGTACGGGAGGCCTTCGGGGTCACGCTGGTCAACGAGCCGGTGACGGTGGGCGTCAGCCTCTGA
- a CDS encoding MaoC family dehydratase N-terminal domain-containing protein — translation MALDQSFVGRSYPPTDPYEVGREKIREFAESVGDANPAYTDAEAAKAFGHPDVIAPPTFVFAISFKAAAKVIEDPQLGLDYSRVVHGDQKFAYTRPVRAGDRLTVTSTIDGIKSLAGNDILDIRGEVHDEAGEHVVTAWTKLVARAAAEPAAEGA, via the coding sequence ATGGCGCTCGACCAGTCCTTCGTGGGGCGGTCCTACCCGCCCACCGATCCTTACGAGGTCGGCCGGGAGAAGATCCGTGAGTTCGCCGAGTCGGTGGGCGACGCCAACCCCGCGTACACCGACGCGGAGGCCGCCAAGGCGTTCGGACACCCTGATGTGATCGCTCCGCCGACCTTTGTGTTCGCCATCTCGTTCAAGGCCGCGGCCAAGGTGATCGAGGACCCGCAGCTGGGGCTCGACTACAGCCGCGTCGTGCACGGCGACCAGAAGTTCGCGTACACCCGCCCGGTGCGTGCGGGGGACCGGCTCACGGTCACCTCGACCATCGACGGCATCAAGTCGCTGGCGGGCAACGACATCCTGGACATCCGCGGCGAGGTCCACGACGAGGCCGGCGAGCACGTCGTGACCGCCTGGACCAAGCTCGTCGCGCGTGCGGCGGCGGAGCCCGCGGCAGAGGGAGCGTGA
- a CDS encoding TetR/AcrR family transcriptional regulator — MQQKPTRARILDAAHELMLTIGLARATTKEIAKAAGCSEAALYKHFASKEELFVAVLQERLPRLGPLLRRLAEDPGERPVEENLAEIARLASHFYAQSFPIAASLYAEPKLMRRHADSMQEMGTGPHMPIEALDAYLRAERDAGRIDPGADTFAAASLLLGACAQRAFAYDSMIGKQPPQPVDEFAAALARTLLAGISR; from the coding sequence ATGCAGCAGAAGCCCACCCGCGCCCGCATCCTCGACGCGGCGCACGAACTCATGCTCACCATCGGCCTCGCCCGTGCCACCACCAAGGAGATCGCCAAGGCGGCGGGCTGCTCCGAAGCCGCGCTCTACAAGCACTTCGCGAGCAAGGAGGAGCTGTTCGTGGCGGTCCTCCAGGAGCGGCTGCCCCGCCTCGGCCCGCTCCTGCGCCGCCTCGCCGAGGACCCGGGGGAGCGCCCCGTGGAGGAGAACCTCGCCGAGATCGCCCGCCTGGCCAGCCACTTCTACGCCCAGAGCTTCCCGATCGCCGCATCCCTGTACGCCGAGCCCAAGCTCATGCGCCGTCACGCGGACTCCATGCAGGAGATGGGCACGGGCCCGCACATGCCCATCGAGGCCCTCGACGCCTACCTGCGCGCCGAACGCGACGCCGGCCGCATCGACCCCGGAGCCGACACGTTCGCGGCCGCCTCGCTCCTGCTGGGCGCCTGTGCCCAGCGCGCCTTCGCCTACGACTCGATGATCGGCAAGCAACCCCCGCAGCCCGTCGACGAGTTCGCCGCGGCCCTCGCCCGCACCCTCCTCGCGGGCATCAGCCGCTGA
- the rplA gene encoding 50S ribosomal protein L1, whose protein sequence is MKRSKTLRAADAKIDRDKLYAPLEAVRLAKETSATKFDGTVEVAFRLGVDPRKADQMVRGTVNLPHGTGKTARVLVFATGDRAAAAEAAGADIVGADELIDEVAKGRLDFDAVVATPDLMGKVGRLGRVLGPRGLMPNPKTGTVTPDVVKAVNDIKGGKIEFRVDKHSNLHFIIGKVSFDETKLVENYAAALEEILRLKPSAAKGRYIKKAAIATTMGPGIPLDSNRTRNLLTEEDPAAV, encoded by the coding sequence GTGAAGCGCAGCAAGACTCTCCGCGCTGCGGACGCCAAGATCGACCGGGACAAGCTCTACGCCCCGCTCGAGGCCGTCCGTCTCGCCAAGGAGACCTCCGCGACCAAGTTCGACGGCACCGTCGAGGTCGCCTTCCGCCTGGGTGTCGACCCGCGCAAGGCCGACCAGATGGTCCGTGGCACCGTGAACCTCCCGCACGGCACCGGCAAGACCGCCCGGGTCCTGGTCTTCGCGACCGGTGACCGTGCTGCGGCCGCGGAAGCCGCTGGGGCCGACATCGTCGGCGCCGACGAGCTCATCGACGAGGTCGCCAAGGGTCGCCTGGACTTCGACGCCGTCGTCGCCACGCCGGACCTCATGGGCAAGGTCGGCCGCCTCGGCCGCGTGCTCGGTCCGCGTGGTCTGATGCCGAACCCGAAGACCGGCACCGTGACCCCCGACGTCGTGAAGGCTGTCAACGACATCAAGGGCGGCAAGATCGAGTTCCGCGTCGACAAGCACTCGAACCTGCACTTCATCATCGGCAAGGTCTCCTTCGACGAGACCAAGCTGGTGGAGAACTACGCCGCGGCCCTGGAGGAGATCCTCCGTCTGAAGCCGTCGGCCGCCAAGGGTCGCTACATCAAGAAGGCCGCCATCGCCACCACGATGGGCCCCGGCATTCCGCTGGACAGCAACCGCACCCGCAACCTCCTCACCGAGGAGGACCCGGCCGCCGTCTGA
- a CDS encoding MaoC family dehydratase, which translates to MTAKISYDSVEVGTELTAQSFPVTRATLVRYAGASGDFNPIHWNEKFAVEVGLPDVIAHGMFTMAEAIRVVTDWVGDPAAVVEYGVRFTKPVVVPNDDKGALIEVSAKVAQKLDDNRVRVDLVAMSAGQKVLGMSRAVVQLA; encoded by the coding sequence ATGACCGCCAAGATTTCGTACGACAGCGTCGAGGTCGGCACCGAGCTGACGGCCCAGAGCTTCCCTGTGACGCGTGCCACGCTCGTCCGTTACGCGGGCGCCTCCGGTGACTTCAACCCAATCCACTGGAACGAGAAGTTCGCGGTCGAGGTCGGCCTTCCCGACGTCATCGCGCACGGCATGTTCACCATGGCCGAGGCGATCCGTGTCGTCACGGACTGGGTGGGTGACCCGGCCGCCGTCGTCGAGTACGGCGTGCGCTTCACCAAGCCCGTCGTGGTCCCGAACGACGACAAGGGCGCGCTGATCGAGGTCAGCGCCAAGGTCGCCCAGAAGCTCGACGACAACCGGGTCCGGGTGGACCTGGTGGCGATGAGCGCGGGCCAGAAGGTGCTGGGGATGTCCCGCGCCGTGGTCCAGCTCGCCTGA
- the secE gene encoding preprotein translocase subunit SecE, giving the protein MTDAVGSIDMPDAQDEAPESKKKARKGGKRGKKGPFGRLALFYRQIVAELRKVVWPTRNQLTTYTTVVIVFVVIMIGLVTVIDYGLNQAVKYVFG; this is encoded by the coding sequence GTGACGGACGCCGTGGGCTCCATCGACATGCCTGATGCCCAGGACGAGGCGCCGGAGTCCAAGAAGAAGGCCCGCAAGGGTGGCAAGCGCGGCAAGAAGGGCCCCTTCGGCCGTCTCGCGCTCTTCTACCGCCAGATCGTCGCGGAACTCCGCAAGGTCGTCTGGCCGACTCGCAATCAGCTCACGACGTACACCACCGTGGTGATTGTCTTCGTCGTCATCATGATCGGTCTTGTGACCGTGATTGACTATGGGCTCAACCAGGCCGTCAAGTACGTCTTCGGCTGA
- a CDS encoding adenosine deaminase has translation MERVRDVRELPKAHLHLHFTGSMRPTTLLELADKYGVRLPPALTGGEPPQLRATDERGWFRFQRLYDMARSCLREPEDIQRLVREAAEEDIRDGSGWLEIQVDPTSYAPRLGGLIPALEIILDAVESASRDTGLGMRVLVAANRMKHPLDARTLARLAVRYADRGVVGFGLSNDERRGFARDFDRAFAIARDGGLLAAPHGGELSGPASVRDCLDDLHAGRIGHGVRAAEDPRLLKRLAERGVTCEVCPASNVALGVYDKPEDVPLRTLFDAGVPMALGADDPLLFGSRLAAQYEIVRRHHAFDDSDLAELARQSVRGSAAPVDVREKLLAGIEEWLSG, from the coding sequence ATGGAGCGTGTACGTGACGTAAGAGAGCTGCCCAAGGCCCACCTGCATCTGCACTTCACCGGGTCGATGCGGCCCACGACCCTGCTGGAACTCGCCGACAAGTACGGGGTGCGACTGCCCCCGGCACTGACCGGGGGTGAGCCTCCGCAGCTTCGGGCGACCGACGAACGCGGGTGGTTCCGCTTCCAGCGGCTCTACGACATGGCGCGGTCCTGCCTGCGGGAGCCCGAGGACATCCAGCGCCTGGTGCGGGAGGCCGCCGAGGAGGACATACGGGACGGGTCGGGGTGGCTGGAGATCCAGGTCGACCCGACGTCGTACGCGCCGAGGCTCGGTGGGCTCATCCCGGCCCTGGAAATCATCCTGGACGCCGTCGAGAGCGCCTCACGGGACACCGGCCTCGGAATGCGCGTGCTCGTCGCCGCGAACCGCATGAAGCACCCTCTGGACGCCCGCACGCTGGCCCGGCTCGCGGTGCGGTACGCCGATCGCGGCGTCGTCGGCTTCGGGCTCTCCAACGACGAACGCCGGGGCTTCGCACGGGACTTCGACCGGGCCTTCGCGATCGCGCGGGACGGCGGCCTGCTCGCCGCCCCGCACGGCGGTGAGCTCAGCGGGCCCGCCTCCGTGCGGGACTGCCTGGACGACCTGCACGCGGGGCGGATCGGGCACGGGGTGCGGGCAGCCGAGGACCCGCGGCTCCTGAAGCGGCTGGCCGAGCGGGGCGTGACCTGCGAGGTGTGCCCGGCGTCGAACGTGGCGCTGGGTGTCTACGACAAGCCCGAGGACGTACCGCTGCGCACCTTGTTCGACGCCGGGGTGCCGATGGCTCTCGGGGCCGACGATCCGCTGCTCTTCGGGTCACGGCTGGCCGCGCAGTACGAGATCGTGCGCAGGCACCACGCCTTCGACGACAGCGACCTGGCGGAGCTCGCCCGGCAGTCGGTGCGCGGCTCGGCCGCCCCCGTCGACGTACGGGAGAAGCTCCTGGCGGGGATCGAGGAGTGGCTCAGCGGCTGA
- the rpmG gene encoding 50S ribosomal protein L33 produces MAATDVRPKITLACVECKERNYITKKNRRNDPDRLEMKKHCPRCNAHTAHRETR; encoded by the coding sequence GTGGCTGCCACAGACGTCCGCCCGAAGATCACGCTGGCCTGCGTGGAGTGCAAGGAGCGGAACTACATCACCAAGAAGAACCGGCGTAACGACCCGGACCGTCTTGAGATGAAGAAGCACTGCCCGCGCTGCAACGCGCACACTGCGCACCGCGAAACGCGCTAG
- the rplK gene encoding 50S ribosomal protein L11: MPPKKKKVTGLIKLQIQAGAANPAPPVGPALGQHGVNIMEFCKAYNAATESQRGWVIPVEITVYEDRSFTFVTKTPPAAKMILKAAGVEKGSGEPHKTKVAKITEAQVREIATTKMEDLNANDLDAASKIIAGTARSMGITVEG, from the coding sequence ATGCCTCCCAAGAAGAAGAAGGTCACGGGGCTTATCAAGCTCCAGATCCAGGCCGGCGCAGCCAACCCGGCCCCGCCGGTCGGCCCCGCGCTGGGCCAGCACGGCGTCAACATCATGGAGTTCTGCAAGGCCTACAACGCCGCGACCGAGTCGCAGCGTGGCTGGGTCATCCCGGTGGAGATCACGGTCTACGAAGACCGCTCCTTCACCTTCGTGACCAAGACTCCGCCGGCCGCCAAGATGATCCTCAAGGCCGCGGGTGTCGAGAAGGGCTCCGGCGAGCCGCACAAGACCAAGGTCGCCAAGATCACCGAGGCGCAGGTCCGCGAGATCGCCACCACCAAGATGGAAGACCTCAACGCCAACGACCTGGACGCCGCGTCGAAGATCATCGCCGGCACCGCCCGTTCCATGGGCATCACGGTCGAGGGCTAA
- a CDS encoding amidohydrolase family protein: MPDSQPQPHSSGSSGSSGSSGDDADASALLLCGARLTDGRTVDVRLGSGRIEAVGTAGSLTAHSARVDLGGYLLLPATAEPHAHSDTALSADAEGPVSYEVADVQRRATEAALLQLGHGATALRSHVRIGDVPGLTSMEAVLQARRSLRGLVDLATVAVPRLLTGVAGADGLAMLRDAVKMGASVVGGCPDLDPDPTGYVEAVLEVAAEHGCPVDLHTDGSDPARLGRLAAMAGGLRPGVTIGPCGGLGRLPSDVAARTAEQLAAAGVTVVCLPQGGCGSVERRGAVAPVRLLRAAGVRVAAGSGAMRDVANPVGRGDPLEAAYLLASRCGLRPEDAYGAVSSGARAAMGLPQVRVEAGFPAELLAVRGDHLAGALSLAYSRIVVHRGRVVARTSAVREYCDSAAAVALDLPRQGRSKGSGPGRTKGAEPS, from the coding sequence ATGCCCGACAGCCAGCCGCAGCCCCACTCCTCCGGGTCATCCGGCTCTTCCGGCTCCTCAGGTGACGACGCCGACGCCTCCGCGCTGCTCCTCTGCGGCGCCCGGCTGACCGACGGCCGGACCGTGGACGTGCGGCTCGGCTCCGGGCGCATCGAAGCGGTCGGCACGGCGGGCAGCCTGACCGCGCACTCCGCGCGCGTGGACCTCGGCGGCTACCTCCTGCTGCCGGCCACGGCCGAACCGCACGCGCACAGCGACACGGCACTGTCCGCGGACGCGGAGGGCCCGGTCTCGTACGAAGTCGCCGACGTCCAGCGCAGGGCCACCGAGGCCGCCCTGCTGCAGCTCGGGCACGGCGCGACGGCGCTGCGCTCGCACGTGCGGATCGGCGACGTCCCGGGGCTCACGTCGATGGAGGCGGTGCTGCAGGCACGGCGTTCGCTGCGCGGCCTGGTCGACCTTGCGACCGTGGCCGTGCCGCGCCTGCTGACCGGGGTGGCCGGTGCCGACGGGCTCGCGATGCTGCGGGACGCGGTGAAGATGGGCGCCTCCGTGGTGGGCGGCTGCCCCGACCTGGATCCCGATCCGACCGGGTACGTGGAGGCCGTGCTGGAGGTCGCCGCCGAGCACGGCTGCCCCGTCGACCTGCACACGGACGGCAGCGATCCGGCGCGGCTCGGTCGGCTCGCGGCGATGGCGGGCGGGCTGCGGCCCGGGGTGACGATCGGGCCGTGCGGCGGGCTCGGGCGGCTGCCGTCGGACGTGGCCGCACGCACCGCGGAACAGCTGGCGGCGGCCGGCGTGACGGTGGTGTGCCTGCCGCAGGGCGGCTGCGGAAGCGTGGAGCGGCGGGGCGCGGTGGCCCCGGTGCGGCTGCTGCGGGCGGCCGGGGTGCGGGTCGCCGCGGGCAGCGGGGCCATGCGGGACGTGGCGAATCCCGTGGGGCGGGGGGATCCGCTGGAGGCCGCCTATCTGCTGGCCTCGCGGTGCGGGCTGCGTCCCGAGGACGCGTACGGCGCGGTCAGCTCGGGGGCGCGGGCCGCGATGGGGCTGCCCCAGGTCCGGGTGGAGGCGGGCTTCCCCGCCGAACTGCTCGCAGTGCGGGGCGACCATCTCGCGGGCGCGCTCTCGCTCGCGTACAGCCGCATCGTGGTGCACCGGGGGCGCGTGGTGGCACGGACGAGCGCGGTGCGGGAGTACTGCGACTCGGCGGCCGCCGTCGCGCTCGACCTGCCGCGGCAGGGCCGCTCGAAGGGGAGCGGCCCAGGTCGGACGAAGGGCGCGGAACCCTCCTGA
- the nusG gene encoding transcription termination/antitermination protein NusG — MSDPNLNDAVEPRVDSEESVKDELDIVEAADAEDPDQAEAADAAAGAPAEESALHVETDTESAEADDAEAGDEAAAESDEDAEAVADDESEEGTEAAESAEDEEEAEPVDPIVALREELRTLPGEWYVIHTYAGYENRVKTNLEQRAVSLNVEDFIFQAEVPQEEVAQIKNGERKTIRQNKLPGYVLVRMDLTNESWGVVRNTPGVTGFVGNAYDPYPLTLDEIVKMLAPEAEEKAAREAAEAEGKPAPSRKVEVQVLDFEVGDSVTVTDGPFATLQATINEINADSKKVKGLVEIFGRETPVELSFDQIQKN; from the coding sequence GTGTCTGACCCGAACCTGAACGACGCCGTTGAGCCGCGCGTGGATTCCGAGGAGTCCGTGAAGGACGAGCTCGACATCGTCGAGGCGGCGGACGCCGAGGACCCGGACCAGGCCGAGGCTGCTGACGCCGCCGCGGGCGCACCCGCCGAGGAGTCGGCGCTGCACGTCGAGACCGACACCGAGTCTGCCGAGGCCGATGACGCCGAGGCCGGTGACGAAGCCGCCGCCGAGTCCGACGAGGACGCCGAGGCCGTCGCCGATGACGAGTCCGAAGAGGGCACCGAGGCCGCCGAGTCCGCAGAGGACGAGGAGGAGGCCGAGCCGGTCGACCCGATCGTGGCCCTGCGCGAAGAGCTCCGTACCCTCCCCGGCGAGTGGTACGTCATCCACACGTACGCCGGTTACGAGAACCGCGTGAAGACCAACCTCGAGCAGCGTGCCGTCTCGCTGAACGTCGAGGACTTCATCTTCCAGGCCGAGGTGCCGCAGGAAGAGGTCGCGCAGATCAAGAACGGCGAGCGCAAGACGATCCGTCAGAACAAGCTCCCCGGATACGTCCTGGTGCGCATGGACCTGACGAACGAGTCCTGGGGCGTCGTCCGCAACACCCCCGGCGTCACCGGCTTCGTGGGCAACGCCTACGACCCGTACCCGCTGACCCTGGACGAGATCGTCAAGATGCTCGCTCCCGAGGCCGAGGAGAAGGCAGCCCGTGAGGCCGCCGAGGCCGAGGGCAAGCCGGCTCCGTCCCGCAAGGTCGAGGTCCAGGTGCTGGACTTCGAGGTCGGCGACTCGGTCACCGTCACCGACGGCCCGTTCGCGACGCTGCAGGCGACGATCAACGAGATCAACGCCGACTCGAAGAAGGTCAAGGGTCTCGTCGAGATCTTCGGCCGCGAGACCCCGGTCGAGCTCAGCTTCGACCAGATCCAGAAGAACTAG